A window of Thermoproteota archaeon contains these coding sequences:
- the dnaG gene encoding DNA primase DnaG, giving the protein MADNSRRDAFHHKYVAKLEVIVNGVVETSDVIGAIFGQLEGLLGPELELKELQRTGKIGRINIRMRREGDRSRGIVELYSGLDKVRTALLAAAMETVDKVGPYPAKFKLIRILDDREERRNEIAKRAAEILKKWSVEREDSFRKLIEFVQRESAKSNFILYGDEELPAARGVEDAEEIIVVEGRADVMNLLKYGYDNVIAMGGAVERVPKSLVKLISEKEAIAFVDGDRGGEMVLRTLLEQTDIDYVARAPEGKVVEELTAKEIRRALSSAVPADEMRKELGISPPQERGIIAIRSAESHVSHQRHERGEDERLLRIPEMFRDQYARIKGTDKVLLLDDNLSLIREVSTSDLLNALSEVGGVRYIVYDRIVTQRIVDKAYEVGVRAIVGGIARDIVRKPSGMAIYTAQ; this is encoded by the coding sequence TTGGCAGATAATTCGAGAAGGGACGCTTTCCATCATAAGTATGTTGCCAAATTGGAGGTTATAGTTAACGGCGTGGTAGAGACCAGTGATGTGATAGGGGCTATTTTCGGGCAGTTAGAGGGTCTACTAGGCCCTGAGTTAGAGCTCAAGGAACTACAAAGGACGGGGAAGATAGGAAGGATAAACATAAGGATGAGGAGAGAGGGAGATAGATCTAGAGGGATTGTTGAGCTATATTCCGGGCTGGATAAGGTCAGAACTGCATTACTCGCCGCTGCAATGGAGACTGTCGATAAGGTCGGTCCTTATCCAGCGAAATTCAAGTTGATTAGAATACTTGACGATAGAGAGGAGAGACGAAATGAGATAGCCAAGAGAGCCGCTGAAATATTAAAGAAGTGGTCCGTTGAGAGGGAGGACAGCTTCAGGAAGCTCATAGAGTTCGTGCAGAGGGAAAGCGCGAAGTCCAACTTCATACTCTATGGGGATGAGGAGCTGCCAGCTGCCAGGGGCGTTGAGGACGCTGAGGAGATAATAGTCGTCGAAGGTAGGGCTGATGTCATGAATCTCCTGAAATACGGTTACGATAACGTGATAGCGATGGGCGGAGCTGTAGAGAGGGTTCCCAAGTCTCTAGTTAAGCTTATCTCGGAAAAGGAAGCTATAGCTTTCGTCGATGGGGATAGGGGCGGTGAAATGGTTCTCAGGACTTTGCTCGAGCAGACAGACATAGACTATGTGGCCAGAGCTCCGGAAGGTAAGGTGGTCGAGGAACTGACAGCTAAAGAGATTAGGAGGGCCCTTTCCTCAGCTGTCCCGGCCGATGAGATGAGGAAGGAGCTCGGAATATCTCCGCCTCAGGAGAGGGGGATCATAGCCATAAGATCCGCTGAATCCCATGTATCCCATCAGAGACATGAGAGAGGGGAGGATGAGAGACTACTCAGGATACCAGAGATGTTCAGAGATCAGTATGCGAGGATCAAGGGCACCGATAAGGTCCTATTACTGGACGACAACCTCTCACTGATAAGGGAGGTGTCGACGTCTGATCTCCTCAACGCTCTATCGGAGGTCGGCGGTGTCAGGTACATCGTCTACGACAGGATAGTTACTCAGAGGATAGTGGATAAGGCCTATGAGGTGGGTGTCAGGGCCATAGTTGGGGGAATAGCTAGGGATATCGTGAGGAAACCCTCTGGAATGGCGATATATACAGCACAGTAG
- a CDS encoding mRNA surveillance protein pelota: MKILEQDLKKGFIKLRVESLDDLYWLSSILEPGDLVTMRTTRRVRQEGIRADSGERVSMTITLEVEKVKMDRYSARLRITGIVRVGPEKFGIQGQHHTLNVTEGSTLKVVKERWSRSHLDILRRAEESSSKGNVILVAIDDEGATVAKVDAYRAEEIAYVRSNLPSKRGDLKRRDDAERRYYAELSSLLEEIDSRMKPQAIVVGGPGYTKEKFTSYVKERNPELGKKLREGGATSSTFSGILEMIKRGDVEKVVKEFTLARDMRAVDEIFELLGKGSRLVTYGLKEVMRAAQFGAADEVLVASSLLFDPVTRDDVLRILEMCEDTRAEFHIVDAKSEPGEKLLSLGGIAAKLRYQIE; this comes from the coding sequence TTGAAGATCCTAGAGCAGGATCTCAAGAAGGGATTCATCAAACTGAGAGTTGAAAGCCTAGATGATCTCTACTGGCTCTCCTCGATCCTAGAGCCAGGAGACCTTGTTACCATGAGGACTACTAGGAGAGTGAGGCAGGAGGGAATAAGGGCAGACAGCGGAGAAAGGGTCTCCATGACCATCACCTTAGAGGTGGAGAAAGTCAAGATGGATCGGTACTCCGCTAGGCTGAGGATCACGGGCATAGTCAGGGTAGGTCCGGAGAAGTTCGGGATACAGGGTCAGCATCACACGTTAAACGTCACAGAGGGGTCCACATTGAAAGTCGTGAAGGAGAGGTGGAGTAGATCTCATCTGGACATATTGAGGAGAGCGGAGGAGTCCTCAAGTAAGGGAAACGTCATATTAGTGGCGATAGATGACGAAGGTGCCACCGTTGCAAAGGTGGACGCGTATAGGGCTGAGGAGATCGCCTACGTAAGGTCCAACCTCCCGTCGAAGAGAGGGGATCTAAAAAGGAGGGATGATGCAGAGAGGAGATACTACGCAGAGCTCTCATCCCTATTGGAGGAGATAGATTCCAGGATGAAACCCCAAGCTATAGTGGTGGGAGGGCCTGGATACACCAAGGAGAAGTTCACATCTTACGTGAAGGAAAGGAATCCAGAGCTCGGGAAGAAGCTCCGAGAGGGCGGAGCCACTAGTTCCACTTTCTCTGGCATTCTAGAGATGATAAAGCGGGGCGATGTTGAGAAAGTTGTGAAGGAGTTTACCTTGGCGCGGGACATGAGGGCGGTGGATGAGATATTTGAGCTACTTGGCAAGGGATCTAGGCTCGTTACTTACGGGCTGAAGGAGGTAATGAGGGCCGCCCAGTTTGGCGCAGCTGATGAGGTCTTGGTAGCTAGCTCTCTCCTTTTCGATCCCGTGACGCGTGACGACGTGCTCAGGATATTGGAGATGTGTGAGGACACAAGGGCTGAGTTTCACATAGTAGATGCGAAGAGCGAGCCCGGCGAGAAGTTGTTGTCCCTTGGTGGCATTGCTGCGAAACTTAGGTATCAGATAGAGTGA
- a CDS encoding nucleotidyltransferase domain-containing protein: MLDIKPEAEVIYDPERWRVLARKRKRAIEVMEVLYSRGTPAYVYGSVARGDVRESSDVDVVVPRYSLPPSLLEGILADHLGDPVYREIVQATPRSTPKYHIHFNGNTTVSIPIGILRKREEEFYKFGGRLNLMGLRRGKRVPGVNKELRLIFPTENGHLEYPVLGYEEYVARVLGVDKDVVEERVRILTKRKSVGTTGLYLKYHLLPRESFEEAISKLKKVKKGFRSRLAEDRI; this comes from the coding sequence TTGCTCGATATAAAACCAGAAGCAGAAGTTATCTACGATCCTGAGAGATGGAGGGTATTAGCTAGGAAGAGGAAGAGAGCGATCGAGGTGATGGAAGTGCTATACAGCAGGGGAACACCTGCTTATGTCTACGGGAGCGTGGCTCGTGGAGATGTTAGAGAGAGCAGCGACGTAGATGTGGTCGTACCTAGATACTCGCTCCCCCCCTCTCTCCTAGAAGGGATCCTGGCAGACCATCTAGGGGATCCTGTCTACAGGGAGATAGTCCAAGCTACCCCTAGAAGCACTCCTAAGTACCACATTCACTTCAATGGTAATACCACGGTCTCTATACCGATAGGGATACTGAGGAAGAGGGAGGAAGAGTTCTACAAATTCGGTGGGAGGCTCAATTTAATGGGCCTTAGAAGAGGAAAGAGAGTACCAGGCGTGAACAAGGAACTGAGATTGATATTCCCGACGGAAAATGGTCACTTAGAGTATCCTGTGCTCGGATACGAGGAATATGTGGCCAGGGTACTGGGCGTGGATAAGGACGTAGTTGAGGAGAGAGTGAGGATCCTCACAAAGCGGAAATCCGTTGGTACAACGGGCCTCTACCTTAAATACCACCTGTTACCGAGAGAGAGTTTTGAAGAAGCAATATCAAAGCTCAAGAAGGTGAAGAAAGGGTTCAGATCGAGATTGGCTGAGGATAGAATCTGA
- the proS gene encoding proline--tRNA ligase, with protein MSKREAFELTPKGENFSRWFDEVLFKAEILDERYPVKGMYVWLPFGYELMENVMNFMERLMRQTGHRRVYFPGVVPEGVLSREFRFIKGFEDSIYWITRLGKQEIKEKLALRPTSEAIMYEVLNRWITSYKDLPLRIYQIVPVYRYETKATRPMLRVREIVFFKEGHTFHATYEDAVKQVELEVWIYKKFYDELLVPYVVVKTVPWDTFPGAKYNYDLITIMPDGKALELGSAINFGDLFARTYGLEYMDENGQKRNVNTTSFGISERSLAALIAIHGDDRGLKLPPKLAPIQIVVVPIPSKGYEEKVLEYAKEVYNALVNDYRVELDDTDERPGYKFFKWEMKGVPVRIEVGRKEYEERALTLFRRDTMERSLVSFDDLRSRIESLFGEIEEEMRRQAKEYFENRTVHAKTVGEIRENVGEKIVSFPWCGLEECGHEVEEEIGYGILGYEENALEGKGEKCVICGREAKHRAWIGRSY; from the coding sequence ATGTCGAAAAGAGAAGCGTTCGAACTAACTCCTAAGGGAGAGAACTTCTCCAGATGGTTCGATGAGGTCCTTTTCAAGGCGGAAATCTTGGATGAGAGATATCCAGTCAAGGGTATGTACGTATGGCTTCCTTTCGGCTATGAACTCATGGAGAACGTGATGAACTTCATGGAGAGGCTGATGAGACAGACTGGGCATAGGAGGGTATACTTCCCGGGCGTGGTGCCGGAGGGAGTTTTGAGCAGGGAGTTCAGATTCATCAAGGGCTTTGAGGATTCCATTTACTGGATCACCCGACTGGGTAAGCAGGAGATAAAGGAGAAGCTAGCGTTAAGGCCAACCAGTGAGGCCATTATGTACGAAGTCCTGAACAGGTGGATAACGAGCTACAAGGACTTACCGCTCAGGATCTACCAGATCGTTCCGGTGTACAGGTACGAGACTAAGGCCACTAGGCCCATGCTGAGGGTCAGGGAGATCGTGTTCTTCAAAGAGGGGCATACATTCCACGCCACGTACGAGGATGCGGTGAAGCAGGTGGAGCTGGAGGTGTGGATCTACAAGAAGTTCTATGACGAGCTGCTAGTCCCCTATGTGGTGGTGAAGACCGTACCTTGGGACACATTCCCCGGGGCCAAGTACAATTACGATCTGATAACCATAATGCCCGACGGGAAGGCCTTGGAACTTGGTAGCGCCATAAACTTCGGTGACCTGTTCGCTAGGACCTACGGCTTGGAGTATATGGACGAGAACGGACAGAAGAGGAACGTCAATACCACCTCCTTCGGGATATCTGAGAGGTCTCTAGCGGCCCTGATAGCCATACATGGCGACGATAGGGGATTGAAACTCCCGCCCAAGCTTGCTCCAATCCAGATCGTCGTGGTACCCATACCATCGAAGGGGTATGAGGAGAAGGTGCTTGAATACGCCAAGGAGGTCTACAACGCCCTAGTCAATGATTACAGGGTCGAGCTGGATGATACCGATGAAAGACCTGGGTACAAGTTCTTCAAGTGGGAGATGAAGGGTGTACCCGTGAGAATTGAGGTAGGTAGGAAGGAGTATGAGGAGAGGGCCTTGACCCTCTTCAGGAGGGATACCATGGAGAGGTCTTTAGTCTCATTCGACGACCTTAGGAGCAGGATTGAATCCCTTTTCGGTGAAATAGAGGAGGAGATGAGGAGGCAGGCCAAGGAATACTTTGAAAATAGGACGGTTCATGCTAAAACAGTAGGGGAGATCAGGGAAAACGTGGGCGAGAAGATTGTGTCGTTCCCTTGGTGCGGTCTAGAGGAGTGCGGGCACGAAGTCGAGGAAGAGATTGGATATGGTATATTGGGGTACGAGGAAAACGCACTGGAGGGAAAGGGGGAGAAGTGCGTTATCTGTGGAAGAGAGGCGAAACACAGGGCATGGATAGGAAGATCCTACTGA
- a CDS encoding 30S ribosomal protein S26e: MPKKRKNRGRKLGGSGHERIVQCYQCGRAVPADKAVKVTRWVSPVGGSLGKDLERQGAYISKRLETRYYCISCAVYLGIVRPRSEEERKIAIPLNRPYRKRGSSKLPLKFLKV; the protein is encoded by the coding sequence ATGCCTAAGAAGAGGAAAAACAGAGGTAGGAAACTGGGTGGTTCGGGCCACGAGAGGATAGTCCAGTGCTATCAGTGTGGGAGAGCGGTCCCAGCTGATAAGGCGGTTAAGGTGACTAGGTGGGTGTCGCCTGTTGGTGGAAGTCTCGGGAAGGACTTAGAGAGACAGGGGGCCTACATATCCAAGAGGCTCGAGACTAGGTACTACTGCATAAGTTGCGCGGTCTACCTAGGAATCGTGAGACCTAGGTCCGAGGAGGAGAGGAAGATAGCCATTCCCCTGAACAGACCCTACAGGAAGAGAGGGTCCTCTAAGCTCCCTCTCAAGTTCCTCAAGGTATGA
- a CDS encoding DNA-directed DNA polymerase → MPPIYYHLEDSEGAVEVWFTGGTSRKVKHRPYFYTLPDEETKVSGFIEKERVRAKVMGVEKELIKFYFLDDKARKKAAKKVERPFDLDVPPWFQFCVDHELIPFSQLDEDLKPIGELGGLENLKKVFFSGLVYNDEGFPIEGKSPVVAIAYAIDDGPIETIATEDLDDSTVLREFISMIRTEDPDALVGYGHDADEFKHMMARAKLHGIKLAVGRDGSEPQETGRFFRGTILVENRIRGRANLDIFPIAWRDFPQLPERTWYELADEIGVERPKVLMKFRVAEAWRSDREGAISYLKQKLHTIREIYGRLMDHQAELSKLTLRPIHRLIRTPVGEIVESYVIREAKSHGWVFPLKETRRESGYEGGYVWLKSPGMYEEIGYLDFASMYPSIMAHHNISFETVDPSPELCEEVEEVEVEGVTARICRDVRGLVPILVGKLMEERSAIKAKMKEIPPDDPEYKRLDALQKAVKVVTNAMYGYMGWTNALLMNVKAARITSAYGRYYIKEVRERAESKGLTVIYIDTDGIQLVGGKREDYEELLEVVNKDLPIRIELEYIAERGIYVAKKKYAHLVEGRLITKGFEFVRRDYPSIIKEAQKKVVEMALRGSDLDEIRRLINEYRSKILNREVRKEDLIIMETMGKELDKFERRTKGFYVAMWLLERKGIEVHRGQVLRILIVKGPGSVNERARPAEFFDLDDVDLDYYVKLFDQVMERTLSSLKKVGISEKRTGGLEEWFG, encoded by the coding sequence ATGCCCCCGATTTACTACCACTTGGAGGATTCAGAAGGAGCGGTGGAGGTGTGGTTCACTGGAGGGACCAGCAGGAAGGTGAAGCACAGGCCCTACTTCTACACGCTCCCAGATGAGGAGACAAAGGTTTCTGGCTTCATAGAGAAGGAGAGGGTAAGGGCCAAGGTGATGGGCGTAGAGAAGGAGCTGATAAAGTTCTACTTCTTGGACGACAAGGCTAGGAAGAAGGCTGCCAAGAAGGTGGAGAGACCCTTCGATCTGGACGTCCCTCCTTGGTTTCAATTCTGCGTTGATCACGAGCTAATCCCGTTCTCACAGCTAGATGAGGACCTGAAACCTATCGGAGAACTCGGTGGACTGGAGAACCTCAAGAAGGTCTTCTTTTCGGGGTTGGTATACAACGATGAGGGTTTTCCCATAGAGGGAAAGAGCCCGGTGGTAGCCATCGCTTATGCCATCGATGATGGCCCCATAGAGACGATCGCGACGGAGGACTTAGATGATTCGACTGTGCTCAGGGAATTCATCTCGATGATTAGAACGGAGGACCCAGATGCCTTAGTTGGATACGGCCACGATGCCGACGAGTTCAAGCACATGATGGCCCGGGCCAAGCTCCATGGGATCAAACTGGCGGTAGGGAGAGACGGTTCTGAGCCCCAAGAGACGGGTAGGTTCTTCAGGGGAACCATACTGGTTGAGAATAGGATAAGAGGAAGGGCCAACCTCGACATCTTTCCCATCGCTTGGAGGGATTTCCCACAACTCCCAGAGAGGACATGGTATGAGCTAGCCGACGAAATAGGTGTGGAGAGGCCCAAGGTGCTGATGAAGTTCAGGGTCGCGGAAGCTTGGAGATCGGACAGAGAAGGGGCCATTAGCTACCTGAAACAGAAGCTCCACACGATAAGGGAGATATACGGGAGGTTGATGGATCACCAGGCCGAACTCTCTAAACTCACCCTGAGACCCATTCATAGACTGATCAGGACCCCTGTGGGTGAAATAGTCGAATCTTACGTCATTAGAGAGGCGAAATCCCACGGGTGGGTGTTTCCTCTCAAGGAGACGAGGAGGGAGAGCGGATATGAGGGCGGTTACGTCTGGCTGAAATCACCAGGTATGTACGAGGAGATAGGCTACCTCGATTTCGCCAGCATGTACCCTTCGATCATGGCTCATCATAACATAAGCTTCGAGACTGTCGATCCCTCCCCGGAACTCTGCGAGGAAGTCGAGGAGGTAGAGGTAGAGGGCGTCACTGCGAGGATCTGTAGAGATGTGAGGGGTCTTGTTCCAATACTGGTCGGAAAGCTGATGGAGGAGAGATCAGCGATCAAGGCCAAGATGAAAGAAATTCCACCAGATGACCCCGAGTACAAGAGGTTGGATGCTCTCCAGAAGGCCGTTAAGGTCGTTACCAATGCCATGTATGGCTACATGGGTTGGACGAACGCCCTCCTCATGAATGTGAAGGCGGCTAGGATAACCTCAGCATACGGGAGGTATTACATAAAGGAGGTGAGGGAGAGAGCCGAGTCCAAGGGACTCACCGTGATCTATATAGACACGGATGGGATTCAACTCGTGGGAGGAAAGAGAGAGGACTACGAAGAGCTGCTCGAGGTGGTGAATAAGGACCTCCCCATAAGGATCGAGTTAGAGTACATCGCCGAGAGAGGGATCTACGTCGCGAAGAAGAAGTACGCACATCTAGTGGAAGGCAGGCTCATCACTAAGGGATTCGAGTTCGTCAGGAGGGACTATCCATCCATAATAAAGGAGGCCCAGAAGAAGGTAGTTGAAATGGCCCTCAGGGGGAGCGATCTAGATGAGATAAGGAGATTGATCAACGAGTACAGAAGCAAGATCTTAAATAGGGAGGTAAGAAAAGAGGATCTCATCATCATGGAGACCATGGGCAAGGAACTGGACAAGTTCGAGAGAAGGACCAAGGGATTCTACGTGGCGATGTGGCTGCTAGAGAGGAAAGGTATAGAGGTGCATAGAGGGCAAGTCCTAAGGATCCTCATAGTGAAAGGACCAGGAAGTGTTAACGAGAGAGCTAGACCGGCCGAGTTCTTCGATCTAGATGACGTGGATTTGGACTACTACGTGAAGCTCTTCGATCAGGTTATGGAGAGGACCCTATCCTCCCTCAAGAAAGTCGGAATATCTGAGAAGAGGACAGGGGGGTTGGAGGAGTGGTTCGGATGA
- the thiI gene encoding tRNA uracil 4-sulfurtransferase ThiI, producing the protein MNKFNSLIVRYSEIGLKSSHVRREMERLLIRNLEETFRAEGVHFIKIVKRASRIVVYTSDPRVREVTKWVFGVKSYSPSIETEAQIDEIKRVALSIATQKEGSFAVRVQRVTKDFPLTSMELAKDVGGLIKGNTGKPVDLSNPDQEIIIEIVAGKAYITDERIEGYGGLPVGSQGKVIALISSGIDSPVAAWLMMRRGAAVIPVHFRKTPEEERGFREIVSVLKRYSHGAKFKPVVIEHGSALKEFVERGAREWTCLLCKRRMLVIANKMAKEMGASAIVTGDSLGQVASQTLDNLEVESRCLEKPVLRPLIGMDKDDIVKLAKEVGTYDVSVSYDISCPFVPKKPKTKGKWKDFVNVAEKVGADELLHTC; encoded by the coding sequence TTGAATAAGTTCAACTCCCTGATAGTGAGGTACTCCGAGATAGGCCTGAAATCCTCGCACGTCAGGAGAGAGATGGAGAGATTACTGATCAGGAATTTGGAGGAGACCTTCAGGGCGGAAGGAGTTCACTTCATCAAGATCGTCAAGAGAGCTAGCAGAATTGTGGTATACACATCAGATCCTCGGGTCAGGGAGGTCACCAAGTGGGTGTTCGGTGTGAAGTCCTACAGCCCCTCCATCGAGACCGAAGCCCAGATAGATGAGATAAAGAGAGTGGCCCTCTCGATAGCCACCCAGAAGGAAGGTAGTTTCGCTGTCAGGGTCCAGAGAGTCACCAAGGACTTTCCCCTAACGTCAATGGAGTTGGCCAAAGATGTCGGCGGGCTGATAAAGGGAAATACGGGAAAGCCCGTCGATCTTAGTAATCCAGACCAAGAGATAATTATAGAGATAGTGGCGGGCAAGGCCTACATCACCGATGAGAGGATAGAGGGGTACGGTGGGCTTCCCGTCGGCAGTCAGGGGAAAGTGATCGCCCTCATATCCAGCGGTATAGACAGCCCCGTGGCTGCTTGGCTTATGATGAGGAGAGGCGCCGCAGTCATACCTGTTCACTTCAGGAAGACACCAGAGGAGGAGAGAGGATTCAGAGAGATAGTCTCTGTGCTGAAGCGGTACTCCCATGGCGCTAAGTTCAAGCCTGTGGTGATAGAACATGGATCGGCCCTGAAGGAGTTCGTCGAGAGGGGCGCAAGGGAGTGGACATGCCTCCTCTGCAAAAGGAGGATGCTCGTCATCGCCAATAAGATGGCCAAGGAGATGGGAGCCAGCGCCATAGTCACGGGCGACTCCCTCGGCCAAGTGGCAAGTCAGACCCTAGATAACTTGGAGGTGGAGAGCAGGTGCTTAGAAAAGCCAGTTCTCAGGCCCTTGATAGGGATGGATAAGGACGATATAGTCAAGCTAGCGAAGGAGGTCGGGACCTATGATGTATCTGTATCTTATGATATTTCGTGCCCATTCGTCCCCAAGAAGCCTAAGACTAAAGGTAAATGGAAGGATTTCGTAAATGTAGCGGAGAAGGTAGGTGCGGATGAGTTGCTGCACACATGTTAA